The region GAGTGCTTAAAACCAAAAGGGGATGAGATTCTTCTCTAAATTAGGCACATGCTTGACATTTGACACGACTCTACATTCAACTTGGTTATGCGTGGAGAACAACGAATCGTCATCTTTGTGCTCGGCCACATCAGCTACCTTCATAATTATTTGAAACTGCCAGAAACTGAAATTTGTGATCCCATCAAAATTCTCTATATCTAAATTCATTATTTTGACACCGAACGAGTCGATTTGCAAAAGTTGAACCAGGCTCTAATACCAGTTTGTTGGGGTCAACCCATATAAACAATGAAATAGAAAAGGTAGAagaatgaatataaatattttaagtgGAAAACTTCTCCAAAACGGATAAAAATCATAGGTAAATGAGGTAtcgacttttcactaaatgagtaaacaaacgacagtacaatatggagaaaataaacctaaatataCAACCTGTCCATTACCGAAAACCCCAAATATAAAGCTCAAAATCTCAAAGAACAAAcagataaacaaaaccctaaatctcATAAAGCACTCACAAAAAGGGTAAGTATAAAATACTCTCCATAATTATCACGAAACTCTCACTAAATAGGAATACAATgacccctttaaataggctaaaaCTAGAGAACACGTCGTGATAATGCAACGTCCCATTCGTCTCGTCACGACATCGTCTCGACGAGTCGACACTCCTCGTCCCGACATTGGGCCTGTTTTGGTCGTTCTTCGATTGCTCATCGATTCTCGTCTAAGGTGCCTACAACGTGTCCAATAAATTCGAGGCATACCCTACAAATTAAATTactgaaaataaaagtatgactaaattccaaatgtatGTAGAGTACAAAAATTTAGAGCATATTTAACTTATTAGTTTGTAAATCAAAACGCTAGTGAATAAAACTAAATAAAGTATCGAAATTAGATGGGTTAAGTGGTAAAAGAGTTTGATGTCTCTAAAGTAAAATTTTGGTTCAAATTTTGTGGATGAAAAAACAATACTAGAAAAACTTCACCTTACAATTAAAAAATTCAACCTAAAATCCATTGCTATACGTGTTGTAaacttttattcaacaaatttaaagCTCAAAATCTTAGTATTTTTCCAAGTGAATCCATAGTTATACATGTCGTAAACCATAATGCTACGTTTGgcagaattattattttttacacatgtTTTAGTATACGTGTTagtaataaactaatttaattgataatatttaactatttccATAACTTATTTTTAGCgaaaagaaggaaaaattttCGGTTTTTACTCTTCTTTCTAATTTTAAGTTCAAATTTATACTAACTATTCTTTATTTTACATCTACCTATTGTAAtccatatataataaataaattttctcgATCACACAAGATAAATTTCAATGAAAGACAACACATGAGAGGATAAAACTAAATACAACAATCAAATTGAAGGAATGGTAATTTATGTACAAAATGGAGTCAACAGAAAATCCCACCCAATGCCATACTTTTCACCCACAAATGGActcaaatatattttctttaatatattttgtattcatATACAGACGTATCggatattaaaatttcaaagaaaataaaggcTTGGGGTAATTGGATCCCATCTTACGTGCCTGATTGGCCTGTGTCGAATTCCAACGAGTCGAGTAACGGCGTACGGCAAACCGGGCAAGTGGAGTGCTTTCTGAGCCAAACGTCGATGCAAGAAAGGTGAAAATTATGGGCACACTTGGGCATGATTCTTAGCACTTCTTTCTCTTCGTACTCGCCTAAGCATATGGAGCATCTGTTTCACAAAACCAGAAACTAAATTAGTTGCGtctgattgagtcttagtttgattAGCACGAACGAATATTATTGTCAACGTGGAAAAATATGGGTTTGGTGCACTAAAgtgtattatcctcttatttatgagttaggcattatgtaaaaaaaaataaatatgaccggaacctataataaaattatttaaaaactaaatcaGTGacaataatttttgttttataaagtatttttatttaagaTATGCGTTTGAGATTTTATAAGATATGTTTTTTCgaatatattaaaaaagaaaaaaattgaagtaacATAGGACGATAATACTACGAAGTGAATAACAGGTCTCATAAAATCACCTATCAGTCAAGCAGAGGAACCCGGAAAACTGCTTCACTGTAATAAAAAATTGGGTAAACTACAATAGAGGTCCTACACTTATGgtttttatcttttttggtcACTAGTTGGCTAACGTAAAAATAGAAACACTAAAAAATTTAAGATAGTTGGGTggccaaagaaaaataaaattaaataattaagtgaccattttataatttttcataattagattactaaaaaagaaaaaaaaccatacTTGGATCACTCCTAATATAATTTCCTAAAAGAATTATGTTGGGGGAAAGTGTCAAGTATATATTTGACAATTGACATTAGTTTGTCTTTATcaattttgatttgaattgaaaaaattaaCTCGATTtgacataaaaatcaacaaagaaATTCGAATTAATCAAAGTTAAAATTCTCAAAAGAATTCgaattcaaaatcatctaaataaaTAACTTGAAATGACTTAAATACGAGGAAAAGTTACAAAGTTGAAGAACTAATgtggacaaaaaaaaagaaaccaaattgaaaagaaaaactaaattcaatgactaaataattaatttattccattttttaatactacaaataaagttaaaaaaaagtcaTCGCCAATTATGtatccttttaattctttttaaccaccattaaaattaaaaggttaaaatatgccctAAGTATTAGGACTTTtggtaaaattgaaatttagtccctatacttttatttttaaaaatttaatccccctattttttagatttcaaaattcaagttcaactaTTAACCCAATTAGAATTATTCagttaaattcagattcattacaaattcatttttttagttatattacTATCGAGTAAgtgtttttatttcaaaatgtcacaataagtttaacaaaaaaaaaagggttaacaATTAGGTTTGagtataagaattaaattccaaatttgtgaAGAATGTAAGGacctatgacatattttaaccaaattaaaaattGCCACAATCACTCAATTGAATAATTATcatgaaattaatgaaaaatggAATGCACATTTTCAcgataaaagtatcatggaggtccttgtattaggagtcagattgtatttttcCCCCTCTACTTAAAaaagagcaaattagtccttgtacgttagatcaaagaggaAACcgatcattctgttaaaaatttcatccatggtCACTATTAAAAACAGTTCCATGTATATCAACATGAGATACATATAGCACACCATGTGTAATTGTCTGATATTCTGTCTATcacaccaatttttaacaatagaaatgaataaaaattttaaatgaaaagactaatttaatttaacgtacatgaactaatttactcattttttagtaaaaggataaaatgtaatctaactccTAATAAAGGAGCCTCTGTTGTAATTTTACCATTGACACAAGAGAATAAAACGGCTGAGGGAAAAAAAACTTACTGTGCATCTTCCATGGACTTGAAGGCTTCACGATTGAACTTGATGGTGGGTATTGCAGCTACCACTACTGGTTCAACCCCTCTAATTTCTGCCTCTGCCTGCCATCAAACCATTAATGTTTTAGAAAAACCCCAAATTTCAATGCCACAAATTAATCAAATCGAGTTCGAAAATTTGCCCATGAATCTGAATATACTGAATGTTATGGCAGATAAGGAatcaaaattcagaaaaaaatgaaaaaccttAGCTCTAAAATCCAGACAAGCTTTAGAAAACGAAATGAACCTGTTCGAGATCAATCCTGGATTCGGTCTGAAACAAGAGTCGGGTTTGGGACCCTCTAATTCTCCGACAGATCATTTTCGTACAAACAAACACAATAAAAGTGGCACTCATTCCAAAACCGATCACTGTTGTGATCAAATTCATGCCTGAACCAAACATCTTTTTTCTCTTGAAATTTTCCTTCTTTTCGATTTTCCCGAGAAAAAAAAGGTTAAGAAAGACCTGGATCAGAATTTCCGGAGAAAAAGCATGGAGGCAAAACTGGGAAAAAAAGGGTGGGTTTTtttctgaagagaaaagaaaagaaggctACCACATGGCGGTATATTATCGGTTTGGGATGGTGGGGGATAGGATTCGAAAGAAAAGGACAAAATGGATTGTTTGTTGTTTAATATTTGGAATCACATTCAATGGACCCAGTTTTTGTAATGCTGGTTGCAAGTTTTGGCTACAAATTTGCAGCAGTATCGATGGTAATAAAATTGTGGATATGCATTCCTTTCTCGATTTAAGGTGGAGAATCTCTTTATCTGCATTAATGTTTTATAGCTTCGTGAATGAAAAAAAACAGAGATTTTATATCGGGTTAAGTGATTGAATTGGTTAAGCTATCGGGTTAATCAGGTCATACTATTCGAATATGATTCAATCGATCAGTACTCGATTTAATGTTTCTCTTCGAATTGTTATCTCAATCGATTCACAGTCCAATCGGTTTGATCAATTGATCTAGTTCAAACAACCataattttatctattatttattGAACCAATTAAAATTGACTCTATATTTTATAACAGACAAGTGGTTGAATTGGTTAAGTCATCGGGTCGATCGGATTGTactattcgattaaataaatcattaaaaaaatgagtttaaacAATTCAATCTGATTCAATTGATCAATACTTGATCCACGGATCAACTGATTTGACGTCTCTCTTCGAAGTGGTACCTCAATCGATTTACAGTCCAATCGATTTTATCAACTAATCTAGTTCAAACAACCacaattttatctattatttagAAATCCGATCTAACTTgacattatatttaattaaaattcaacataacTATTGTATATCAGTAAGGTAGAGAAAAAAAGTTTCCCATGATACGTGGTTTTGTATCCTCATTATTCATTTACGAGTAAGTATTTGATGTACTATTAGTAAACAATACGACGCTTCATCATTAGTAAAAAAAGAGAGtagaatatttataaataaatacttcTAAATTTATAACATAAACCCATAAATTCAAATCTGACTAAAGCTAGACCAAGTTAAGGAATTGAGACTTGTTTTTAAGTTGTATTTAAAAAaggtatatataataataattattaatattttgttaaaataaaattattaatgtttatttataaattttcgtatgtttttttattttagataatgAAATGTCGTATTTAAATTCAGGCATGAAATTCATATATGAAATGgtgtaatattatttaattttttatttattttaaatctgaGTGATTGCTGCATTTGGATAAAGCCTAGTCTAAGGTTCACGAttagagttattttattttaggcAATATTGTAAAAGGGTTTTTTCACTTAAGCCCttaagcttcttttttttttgtcattctcATCCACAACGTTACAACTTTTGACATGACACATTATCACTAACGtggcattttatatttttaaaaattattaaaaatttacttataaaaaaacaaaaaatttatatttttaaaaaaattataaaaataaaaaaatgataattttaaaaacttattaaaagtttaaattttataaaaacaaattcaaaaaaggaaataaattcaGGAAATATGTGTATTTTGAGAATCAACATAAAAGAAATTAGCAAACCATGAAGAGAGATCACAATCATCCCCAACCCAATCCAGACCCCTCGGCTCATCCGTCAGCGGCGGTTCTTCAACCGGAAAAGCCAACAAATTTTTGAGGAAGCTTCCTTCTCAGATTACGGTCTCAAAGCAATTCCTAATAAGGCTATTTATTCtcaaaatactcaaaatcaaaCCCAATCCCAGACCCACGATTCTGCGTCTTCTACCAGCTGCGGTGGTGGGATTGATGAGGTTGTGAGGGAAAAGGAAAGCGATGACATAGTGAGGAGAACACCGATCACAATGAGCAAGTCAATTCGAGATCCACGAAACGACTGCGCTTTATCCCTACAACCACCCGCCATCAGTCCAACACTCTTAAACAGAGCGCAAAAACAGAGAGATGAAGAAGAGAAATGGGTCTTTGCTTAAATCTATTGCACCaatgaaaagaaaagttgaaaattttaagctAATAATTTtctgggtttttatttatttattcttattaagAGAAATAAACAAAGAGCTTAGTCTTGCCACGTCACACAAAATTGTTAATCGTTGGTTGACTAACGGTTTCTGTCAATTTTGGCCTTCTCTGAAAAAAACTGCAACGTTGTGAATAAGAAtgacaaaaaaagaaatattaagggtatttttgaaattatgcCTTTATTTTATTAAGGGTATGGCTTAACTCTATCCTGTAACCATTTTTCATTCTTTAAACAGACGGAACGTAATAAACGGTTTTAACTTTCAACTTTATTAGTTTTTAAAGCTAAATCaacatcaatatatataattggtttaaattatgatttagattttaaatcgaatttcaattttaaaatattttaattaaaatttcaaagtattTGTGTTATATCAATCGATGTTTTTTATCTAATAGAAATTTAGATGTTAAATGTCAATTCAGATTTGGACATTAAATGTCGGTTCGAATTTGAGGTGGATCGTGTTTAAAACATGTAGACAAAATTTTAAACGCATTAACTTATTGCATGagcaatttaaatttaacatgttAACTAATACACTTCCTAAAATTTATTGCATGAAAAATGTGTTTAAGCATAAGGTGAGCGTTTGattgaatcgaatgaaaaaattttgagttaatcgagttgatgaatcatattttatcatcctaacttgatttgaaattttatcgaatcaagtgagatggaattcgaatcaaatatatttgttcgggttaaattaaaaaaaaatgactTTAGGTCTTTATAGCCACTGCCACCCACCATAAATTGGTCCACCGCAATCAattttgttattaactttcatcccctcataatttatttattaatcttttatatatggTTTAGCTTCTTTACTTACTTAGTTGCTTCAACTCTTctgatttttgaaattaaaaaaatatattaaatgtaaaaaaatgtgatttttttaataaaagttattttaaagatacaatgtgaaattgataccaacagaaaattttaacacgaatattttatagcatcataaaaattcaattttaacagaaattgGTAAAGATTCaacatgattaaacaattcaataatataaagaGTAGacaaattcgaaaaaaaaaagtttttgggaaaaatagaaggaaaaaaattgaggtttgggagaagtaaaagttttgggaagaaaataaaaggaaaaaggttTTGGGGGTTTTGggtaaagtaaatttttttatatttggttcaaGTTATTCGATTaactcaattaattcaattcgaataatttaaaaattaatttttttttatttttcgagtcgaatcgaatatTGCTCACCCTATTAAGCGCATTCGAATTCATACCTTCCTAGTTATTTTAACTtgtaacagtaacagtatcaaCCAAGATAATACTCAATCGGTTATGAAGTCAGAAATTGATTCAATTAATTAATGTATTACCTTAATAAACAATATCCATTTTtatctcaaatatatataaaatagaattattcaaattaaagcagttttatacatttttataattttttatatgattaataatttaactatttaactataatgtaatttttcatttttaggtaagttttgaataaaccaaaaatgcttgactatttattttaaataaaaaaacaaatcaactTTTAATATGTATTAATAAAGACAATATTGTGATTTTTACGATAGAGATATTggcattgaaaattttatatacataataaatgataaatttgactgataaattgttaaaatgttaagAGTTAATTGCATCAGATATCCCTTAACTATGACCTTATTCTAAATTCTCCCCAAACTTAAAACGTTCTAATTATATCCTTAAAACTAACAATGTTATATCAATTAtgtcattttgttattaaaatcgTTAAATGACACTTATTCAACTAAATTTAAAACAatctttttaacatatatatataatgttgttgcataacttttaaaagtaaacatTAACAATACAGTAAAACTAGATATGGTAATGGAGCAAGACGGTGACAGATGTGACTAAATCCACCACATTCTACTCCATCACTCACCCACTCCACTATGAA is a window of Gossypium hirsutum isolate 1008001.06 chromosome D08, Gossypium_hirsutum_v2.1, whole genome shotgun sequence DNA encoding:
- the LOC107921191 gene encoding RING-H2 finger protein ATL2, giving the protein MFGSGMNLITTVIGFGMSATFIVFVCTKMICRRIRGSQTRLLFQTESRIDLEQAEAEIRGVEPVVVAAIPTIKFNREAFKSMEDAQCSICLGEYEEKEVLRIMPKCAHNFHLSCIDVWLRKHSTCPVCRTPLLDSLEFDTGQSGT